GAACTCTCCCGCCTCTTTCTGGGATATCCCCTGCTCGCGCGCCAGGCGCTGCGAGCCCATGCCGTAGATGATGCCGAAGTTCACCACCTTCGCCCGCCGGCGCATCTCCTCGCTGATCCCGTCGAGCGGCACCCCGAAGACCTCGGCCGCGGTGCGCCGATGGATGTCCTCCCCGGCGCGGAAGGCCTCGACCAGGGCGGGATCGCCGCAGAGATGAGCCAGGACGCGCAGCTCGATCTGGGAATAGTCGGCGGACAGGAGGACGCATCCCGGCTCGGTCACGAACGCGCGCCGGATCTGACGGCCCTGCTCGGTGCGGACCGGAATGTTCTGGAGATTGGGATCGCTGCTGCTGAGGCGCCCGGTGGCCGCGACCGCCTGATTGAAGGAGGTGTGGACCCGGCCGGTCCGGGGGTTGATGAGCGCGGGCAGGCTGTCGACGTAGGTCGACTTCAGCTTCTGCAGGCTCCGGTAGTCCAGGAGCTTTCGCGGCAGCTCGTGCTCCTCCGCCAGCTCTTCGAGGATCTCGACGCTCGTCGAGAAGGAGCGGGTCTTCTGCGTCTTGCGGCCGGGAGTCAGCTTCAGCGTCTCGAACAGGATCTCCCCCAGCTGCCGCGGCGAATTGATGTTGAACTCCCTGCCGGCGAGGACGTGGATCTCCCGGGTCAGGCCGGCCAGGCGGCCCTCCCATTCGGCGGACAGGGAGGCGAGGAATGCGGTGTCGATGCGCACGCCGGCCGTCTCCATCTCCGCCAGGACCGAAGCGAGCGGCAGCTCCAGCTCGTTGAGGAGCGCCAGGAGGCCTTCCTCCTCGAGGCCGCGCTCGAGCGGCTCGCGGAGGGCAAGGATGGCCCCCACGCGCGCGCAGACCAGCTCCGCGGCGCGGTCGATGTCGAGGTCGGGCAACGGGAGGCTCCGGGCTCCCTGGCCCAGGACCGACTCGTACGACGGGACCGCCAGGCCGCTGATCTCCTGGGCCACCGCGTCGAGCGCGTGGCTGCGACGCGAGGGGTTCAAGAGGTAACTGGCCAGCATGGTGTCGAATTCCACCGCCGGGACCGGCCAGTCGAGGCTGCGCAGAAGCACCTCGTCGCTCTTCACGTTGTGCCCGGCCCGGCGCACCCGAGGGTCCTCGAGGAGGGGGCGCAGGAGACGCAGCACGGTGCCTGCGTCGATCGGCGCGGGCGTCCCCAGATGCCGGTGGGCCAGGGGCACGTAGAGGCTCTCCCCTCCGGGGCCGGCCAGGGCGATTCCCACCAGCGCCGCGCGCATGGGCTCCCTGTGGTCTCGCTCCAAGTTGATTGCCAGGATGCCTCCGCCTCGCAACCGGGCCACGGCCTCCTCGAGCTCCCGGGCGTCCTGGACGACCGTCGCGGCGACCGGACGCGTCGCCACCGGCGCCGCGTACTCGCGCGCCAGGGCGCCGAACTCCAGCTCCAGGAAGATCCGCCGGGCCGCCTCGTGATCCGCCGGCCTCACCCGCAGGGAGTCGAAGTCCCAATCGCCCGGGACGTCGTAGCGCAGGGTGGCCAGGTCGCGGCTCAGACGGGCCTCCTTCTCGTGATTCTGCAGCCCCTCCCGGTAGCTCTTGCGGGACAGGCTGTCCTTCGCACGGAGCACCCCCTCCAGGTCGCCGAACTGACGGACCAGATCCTTGGCCCCCTTCTCGCCGATCCCCGGAACGCCCGGGATGTTGTCCGAGGCGTCGCCACACAGGGCCAGCACGTCGCGCACCTGCGACGGCTTGACGCCGAAGACCCGCTCCACCCCTTCGTCGTCCAGCAGCTCGTCATGGACCGGGTTGTAGACCAGCACGCCGTCCCCCACCAGCTGCAGCAGGTCCTTGTCGGTGGCCACGATGACGATCGGCCGGCCGTCCTTCCGCCCGCGGTCGGTGAGGGTGGCGATGAGGTCGTCCGCCTCGTATCCCGCGCTCTCGATCACGCGGACGCCCAGGATCCCGCAGACCTGCTTGACGAAGGGGATCTGCGCGATGAGCTCCTGCGGGGTCTCCGGGCGGTTCGCCTTGTAGTCGGCGTACGCCTCGTGCCGGAAGGTGGGGCCCGCCAGATCGAAGGCGACCGCCAGAAAGCGCGGCTGGTGCTCCCGCAGGAGCTTGCGAAGCATCGAGGTGAAGCCGAAAATCGCGTTGGTCGGCAGCCCCTTGCTGTTGCTCAGTCCGCGGATGGCGAAGAAGGCCCGGTACAGGTTGTTGCTGCCGTCGACGAGGTAGATCGCCCGTTCGGGATCAGGACGCTGCGCCATGCCGCGTCCCTCCTCCCTCCGGAAGTCCCGCGGCGCGGCCGGCGGTCCGCCA
This is a stretch of genomic DNA from Candidatus Polarisedimenticolia bacterium. It encodes these proteins:
- the polA gene encoding DNA polymerase I, with protein sequence MAQRPDPERAIYLVDGSNNLYRAFFAIRGLSNSKGLPTNAIFGFTSMLRKLLREHQPRFLAVAFDLAGPTFRHEAYADYKANRPETPQELIAQIPFVKQVCGILGVRVIESAGYEADDLIATLTDRGRKDGRPIVIVATDKDLLQLVGDGVLVYNPVHDELLDDEGVERVFGVKPSQVRDVLALCGDASDNIPGVPGIGEKGAKDLVRQFGDLEGVLRAKDSLSRKSYREGLQNHEKEARLSRDLATLRYDVPGDWDFDSLRVRPADHEAARRIFLELEFGALAREYAAPVATRPVAATVVQDARELEEAVARLRGGGILAINLERDHREPMRAALVGIALAGPGGESLYVPLAHRHLGTPAPIDAGTVLRLLRPLLEDPRVRRAGHNVKSDEVLLRSLDWPVPAVEFDTMLASYLLNPSRRSHALDAVAQEISGLAVPSYESVLGQGARSLPLPDLDIDRAAELVCARVGAILALREPLERGLEEEGLLALLNELELPLASVLAEMETAGVRIDTAFLASLSAEWEGRLAGLTREIHVLAGREFNINSPRQLGEILFETLKLTPGRKTQKTRSFSTSVEILEELAEEHELPRKLLDYRSLQKLKSTYVDSLPALINPRTGRVHTSFNQAVAATGRLSSSDPNLQNIPVRTEQGRQIRRAFVTEPGCVLLSADYSQIELRVLAHLCGDPALVEAFRAGEDIHRRTAAEVFGVPLDGISEEMRRRAKVVNFGIIYGMGSQRLAREQGISQKEAGEFIEAYFKRLPRVKQYLDATAAQAESEGRVRTLLHRVRYFPEIQGGDRNARQQALRAAVNTTIQGSAADLIKLAMVALSRSLKEAGSGSRMTLQVHDELVLEVPQGELQATVRRVREVMEGVYKLAVPLVADLKAGPNWLEMKRIESKD